One window from the genome of Cryptosporangium phraense encodes:
- a CDS encoding ABC-F family ATP-binding cassette domain-containing protein, producing MSATLVVKDLSAGHGDRTLFSGLDLVVAPGDVIGVVGANGAGKSTLLRLLAGLDTPQTGSVRRTPSSATVGYLPQESERRPGETVREFLGRRTGVTEAQRELDAATELLSRGEGADEYSDALDRWLALGGADLPERAETVADDLGLSIDLDAHMTGLSGGQAARASLASLLLSRYDVVLLDEPTNDLDLAGLERLERFVDDLQTGTVLVSHDREFLARTVTSVVELDLAQQQINKFGGGYAAYLEERETARRHAREAYEEYADTKQGLVDRARSQRAWMEKGVKNARRKAPDNDKIGRKFRTEATEKQAAKARQTERLIERLEVVEEPRKEWELRMSIAAAPRSGAVVATLRGVVVHRGDFTLGPVDLQLDWADRAVLTGANGSGKTTLLGVLLGRISPDEGTAALGPGVVVGEVDQARGLFAGDGTVLDVFARVLPDQAPGEIRTLLAKFGLKADHVHRPANSLSPGERTRAGLALLQARGVNLLVLDEPTNHLDLPAIEQLESALESYDGTLLLVTHDRRMLDSITTTRRFEAVDGKISSR from the coding sequence GTGAGCGCCACGCTGGTCGTCAAGGATCTGTCCGCCGGGCACGGCGACCGGACGTTGTTCTCCGGCCTCGACCTCGTCGTCGCACCCGGCGACGTCATCGGGGTCGTCGGCGCGAACGGCGCGGGCAAGTCGACGCTGCTCCGGCTGCTGGCCGGCCTCGACACCCCGCAGACCGGCTCGGTCCGGCGCACCCCGTCGAGCGCGACCGTCGGGTATCTCCCGCAGGAGTCCGAGCGGCGCCCGGGCGAGACCGTCCGGGAGTTCCTCGGCCGCCGCACCGGCGTCACCGAGGCCCAGAGAGAACTCGACGCGGCCACCGAGCTGCTCTCCCGAGGGGAAGGCGCCGACGAGTACTCCGACGCCCTCGACCGGTGGCTCGCGCTGGGCGGCGCAGACCTGCCCGAGCGCGCCGAGACCGTCGCCGACGACCTCGGGCTCTCGATCGACCTCGACGCCCACATGACCGGCCTCTCGGGCGGCCAGGCGGCCCGCGCCTCGCTCGCGTCGCTGCTGCTCAGCCGCTACGACGTCGTCCTGCTCGACGAGCCGACCAACGACCTCGACCTGGCCGGCCTGGAACGGCTGGAACGCTTCGTCGACGACCTGCAGACCGGCACCGTCCTGGTCAGCCACGACCGGGAGTTCCTGGCCCGCACGGTGACGAGCGTCGTCGAGCTCGACCTGGCCCAGCAGCAGATCAACAAGTTCGGCGGCGGGTACGCGGCCTACCTGGAAGAGCGCGAGACCGCCCGGCGACACGCCCGCGAGGCCTACGAGGAGTACGCCGACACCAAGCAGGGGCTGGTCGACCGGGCCCGGTCCCAGCGGGCCTGGATGGAGAAGGGCGTCAAGAACGCCCGCCGCAAGGCGCCCGACAACGACAAGATCGGCCGCAAGTTCCGCACCGAGGCCACCGAGAAGCAGGCCGCCAAGGCCCGCCAGACCGAGCGCCTGATCGAGCGGCTCGAGGTCGTCGAGGAACCGCGCAAGGAGTGGGAGCTGCGGATGTCGATCGCCGCCGCGCCCCGGTCCGGCGCGGTCGTGGCCACGCTCCGGGGCGTCGTCGTGCACCGCGGCGACTTCACGCTCGGCCCGGTCGACCTGCAGCTCGACTGGGCCGACCGGGCGGTGCTCACCGGCGCCAACGGCTCCGGGAAAACCACGCTGCTGGGCGTCCTGCTCGGAAGGATCAGCCCCGACGAAGGGACGGCCGCGCTCGGGCCGGGGGTCGTGGTCGGCGAGGTCGACCAGGCCAGAGGCCTGTTCGCCGGGGACGGGACCGTGCTCGACGTGTTCGCGCGCGTGCTGCCCGACCAGGCCCCGGGCGAGATCCGGACGCTGCTGGCCAAGTTCGGGCTGAAGGCCGACCACGTCCACCGGCCGGCGAACTCGCTGTCGCCGGGCGAGCGCACCCGGGCCGGGCTCGCGCTGCTGCAGGCCCGGGGCGTGAACCTGCTCGTGCTCGACGAGCCGACCAACCACCTCGACCTACCCGCGATCGAGCAGCTCGAGTCGGCGCTGGAGTCCTACGACGGCACGCTGCTGTTGGTCACCCACGACCGGCGGATGCTCGACTCGATCACGACCACCCGCCGGTTCGAGGCCGTGGACGGCAAGATCAGCTCTCGCTGA
- a CDS encoding PulJ/GspJ family protein, which yields MKSDDSGYTLAEAVVTMVITLVFMGISTTSIISLYSSTNKAQAIADGQQTIGIAFGRLDRQIRYASGLSTPGLVNGEPYVEFVTTYTGTPVCTELRLRPSTGQLQQRTWTQGPGTVKPTAWTQLTSDVSSVTPFAVNTATATFTFQRLGVQLTTTTGGAASPVTRQFSAIFTALNTSLNTQSTTVCAEGRALP from the coding sequence ATGAAGTCTGACGATTCCGGCTACACGCTCGCCGAGGCGGTCGTGACGATGGTGATCACGCTCGTCTTCATGGGCATCTCGACGACGAGCATCATCTCGCTCTACTCGTCGACCAACAAGGCCCAGGCGATCGCCGACGGCCAGCAGACGATCGGCATCGCGTTCGGGCGGCTCGACCGGCAGATCCGCTACGCGTCCGGGCTGAGTACGCCGGGCCTGGTCAACGGCGAGCCGTACGTCGAGTTCGTCACCACGTACACCGGCACGCCGGTCTGCACCGAGCTGCGGCTGCGCCCGTCCACCGGCCAGCTCCAGCAGCGCACCTGGACGCAAGGGCCCGGGACCGTCAAGCCCACCGCCTGGACGCAGCTGACCAGCGACGTCAGCTCGGTGACGCCGTTCGCGGTGAACACCGCGACCGCCACGTTCACGTTCCAGCGCCTCGGCGTCCAGCTGACCACGACGACCGGCGGGGCCGCGTCGCCGGTGACCAGGCAGTTCAGCGCGATCTTCACCGCGCTCAACACGTCGCTGAACACGCAGTCGACGACCGTGTGCGCGGAAGGGCGGGCGCTGCCGTGA
- a CDS encoding putative Ig domain-containing protein, producing MPPGDADREAGFSLIELMTAMTLIGVVMAALSGFFTNSLRATNVQSNAQTAVQLVSDALERVRALKGSGVTSGRDLTSTQTQWASVPGDSPVSPYLATMAMAYDETASGGSGATAALPTTAVPVVLNSIPFKQSWYVGRCWQPLLGGDCGPARTALSVEFFRIVTLVTWTGRGCPASGCSQVAATLVSNALAEPVFKVNEVAQAPQVINPGRQTGELTIPVNLTVTATGGAPPLTWLAAGLPPGLSMDSSGVITGTPTLIGTYPVVISATDGFGLIGSAAFSWVIAALPDLIPPGTVTTTGGVALTWAPTLVGGTSPLAWTASGLPPGLAIDPATGVVTGTPTTVGTYSVTITVVDTYAKTDTMTFTWVVPPLTLTSPAAQSGLTNVAITALPVVAAGGVQAYTWSASGLPTGLAFNTTTGVISGTPTVAGVYTVKVTVTDKAGTSLSSTFSWTVGPYIKWPRTDQSGALGSIFAVDAAATGGTAPYTWASTNLPNGVSMNTTSGSVYGTLSAAGRYVVGFTVTDTKGYSESLTLVCTVTTSTGLNITSASGNRSSTKGKADTFTPVVANASGTKTWTASNLPTGMSIASGTGVVSGTPTTAGTWTPKLTVTDGAGKVSNWMFVWTVK from the coding sequence ATGCCGCCCGGGGACGCCGACCGCGAAGCGGGCTTCAGCCTCATCGAGCTGATGACCGCGATGACGCTGATCGGCGTCGTCATGGCGGCGTTGTCGGGCTTCTTCACCAACAGCCTGCGGGCGACGAACGTGCAGAGCAACGCGCAGACCGCGGTGCAGCTGGTCAGCGACGCGCTCGAACGGGTGCGCGCGCTGAAGGGCTCCGGCGTGACCAGCGGACGCGACCTGACCAGCACCCAGACGCAGTGGGCGAGCGTGCCGGGCGACTCCCCGGTCTCGCCCTACCTGGCCACGATGGCGATGGCCTACGACGAGACCGCGAGCGGCGGCTCGGGCGCGACCGCCGCGCTGCCGACGACCGCGGTGCCGGTGGTGCTCAACAGCATCCCGTTCAAGCAGAGCTGGTACGTCGGACGCTGCTGGCAGCCGCTGCTCGGCGGCGACTGCGGCCCGGCCAGGACCGCGCTGTCGGTGGAGTTCTTCCGGATCGTCACGCTGGTGACCTGGACCGGGCGGGGTTGCCCGGCGAGCGGGTGCTCGCAGGTGGCCGCGACGCTGGTCAGCAACGCGCTGGCCGAGCCGGTGTTCAAGGTCAACGAGGTCGCCCAGGCCCCGCAGGTGATCAACCCGGGACGGCAGACCGGTGAGCTCACGATCCCGGTGAACCTGACCGTCACCGCGACCGGTGGCGCGCCGCCGCTGACCTGGCTCGCGGCCGGGCTGCCGCCGGGCCTGTCGATGGACTCCAGCGGCGTGATCACCGGGACGCCGACGCTGATCGGCACGTACCCGGTGGTGATCAGCGCGACCGACGGGTTCGGCCTGATCGGCTCGGCCGCGTTCAGCTGGGTGATCGCGGCGCTGCCCGACCTGATCCCGCCGGGCACCGTGACGACGACCGGCGGCGTGGCGCTGACCTGGGCGCCGACGCTGGTCGGCGGCACGTCGCCGCTGGCCTGGACGGCGAGCGGCCTGCCGCCGGGCCTGGCCATCGACCCGGCCACCGGAGTCGTCACCGGCACCCCGACGACGGTCGGCACCTACTCGGTGACGATCACGGTCGTCGACACGTACGCGAAGACCGACACGATGACGTTCACCTGGGTCGTGCCGCCGCTCACGCTCACGTCGCCGGCGGCCCAGTCCGGGCTGACCAACGTCGCGATCACCGCGCTGCCGGTCGTCGCGGCCGGTGGGGTGCAGGCCTACACGTGGTCGGCGAGCGGGTTGCCGACCGGGCTGGCCTTCAACACGACCACCGGCGTGATCAGCGGGACGCCGACCGTCGCCGGGGTCTACACGGTGAAGGTCACGGTCACCGACAAGGCCGGTACCTCGCTCTCGAGCACGTTCAGCTGGACGGTCGGCCCGTACATCAAGTGGCCGCGGACCGACCAGAGCGGCGCGCTGGGCTCGATCTTCGCGGTCGACGCGGCCGCCACCGGCGGCACCGCGCCCTACACCTGGGCGTCGACGAACCTGCCGAACGGCGTCTCGATGAACACCACGAGCGGCTCGGTCTACGGGACGCTGAGCGCGGCCGGCCGGTACGTCGTCGGGTTCACGGTGACCGACACGAAGGGCTACTCGGAGAGCCTGACGCTGGTGTGCACGGTCACGACGTCCACCGGGCTGAACATCACGTCGGCCAGCGGCAACCGGTCGTCGACCAAGGGCAAGGCCGACACGTTCACGCCGGTCGTGGCCAACGCCAGCGGCACGAAGACGTGGACGGCCAGCAACCTGCCGACCGGCATGTCGATCGCCTCCGGCACCGGCGTCGTGTCGGGCACCCCGACGACGGCCGGCACCTGGACGCCCAAGCTGACCGTCACCGACGGGGCGGGCAAGGTGTCGAACTGGATGTTCGTCTGGACGGTCAAATGA
- a CDS encoding RICIN domain-containing protein — MKDDRGSLPVALLVTMVGVLLSTLLVNTVIGQNTTTRVEVARVAALNAAQTGLDVALGHIRAADNGSGAGVLSALPCLDLDGTLAAVTGANRASYTVSIDYYQVDPQNRPAQWLNDHTIRCVLGSGAFSTPAYALLKATGSYKSGSGATTNRTLQATYTFKTSDVNIPGGLVHVYKTASTPDLCFDAGSGSPIAGTPLAMQPCTYGSVAQTWAYNPNLTISLVSSKTPTMPLGMCLDAGTPEAAGSVIYLQPCALVTLPQQQWSYNDSANFEGTTNGSTLNGLCMNVQSPNTAGSFLALGSTSGGKCRAGTNTIVNFFPEPTTGAGAAGASANQLVNFRQFGRCLDVTQQNVSATFLIAWQCKQAPNPANVTWNQKWTLPTLVTGTTGVTALVTTNKGGLYCLRSPRSTVRAQYVVIVSCTAGATNQELQWTFYGDTGVYATSYTIVDASGYCLAPTNPDDPNPDFYSSGQKISKIVVATCDGSALQKWNAPTSILQTLPLKDISES, encoded by the coding sequence GTGAAGGACGACCGCGGATCGCTGCCCGTCGCGCTGCTCGTGACGATGGTCGGCGTCCTGCTCTCGACGCTGCTGGTGAACACCGTGATCGGGCAGAACACGACCACCCGGGTCGAGGTGGCCCGGGTCGCCGCGCTGAACGCGGCCCAGACCGGCCTCGACGTCGCGCTCGGCCACATCCGGGCGGCCGACAACGGCTCCGGGGCCGGCGTCCTGAGCGCGCTCCCGTGCCTCGACCTGGACGGGACGCTGGCCGCGGTGACCGGCGCGAACCGGGCCAGCTACACGGTGTCGATCGACTACTACCAGGTCGACCCGCAGAACCGGCCGGCGCAGTGGCTCAACGACCACACGATCCGCTGCGTCCTCGGCTCGGGCGCGTTCAGCACCCCGGCGTACGCGCTGCTCAAAGCCACCGGAAGCTACAAGTCCGGCAGCGGAGCGACCACGAACCGCACGCTCCAGGCCACGTACACGTTCAAGACCAGCGACGTGAACATCCCCGGCGGGCTGGTCCACGTCTACAAGACGGCCAGCACCCCCGACCTGTGCTTCGACGCCGGGTCCGGCTCCCCGATCGCCGGCACGCCGCTGGCCATGCAGCCGTGCACGTACGGCAGCGTCGCCCAGACCTGGGCCTACAACCCGAACCTGACGATCAGCCTGGTGTCGTCGAAGACCCCGACGATGCCGCTCGGCATGTGCCTCGACGCCGGGACGCCGGAGGCCGCCGGGAGCGTCATCTACCTTCAGCCCTGCGCGCTCGTGACGCTGCCCCAGCAGCAGTGGAGCTACAACGACAGCGCGAACTTCGAGGGCACGACGAACGGCTCGACGCTGAACGGCCTGTGCATGAACGTCCAGAGCCCGAACACCGCGGGCAGCTTCCTGGCGCTCGGGTCGACGTCGGGCGGGAAGTGCCGGGCCGGCACGAACACGATCGTGAACTTCTTCCCGGAGCCGACGACCGGCGCCGGCGCAGCCGGTGCGTCGGCCAATCAGCTGGTGAACTTCCGCCAGTTCGGCCGCTGCCTCGACGTCACCCAGCAGAACGTGAGCGCGACGTTCCTGATCGCCTGGCAGTGCAAGCAGGCGCCGAACCCGGCCAACGTGACCTGGAACCAGAAGTGGACGCTGCCGACGCTGGTCACCGGCACGACCGGGGTCACCGCGCTGGTGACCACGAACAAGGGCGGCCTGTACTGCCTGAGGAGCCCCCGCTCGACCGTGCGGGCCCAGTACGTCGTGATCGTGAGCTGCACCGCCGGGGCCACGAACCAGGAACTGCAGTGGACGTTCTACGGCGACACCGGCGTCTACGCGACCAGCTACACGATCGTCGACGCGTCCGGCTACTGCCTGGCCCCGACCAACCCGGACGACCCGAACCCGGACTTCTACTCCTCGGGCCAGAAGATCTCCAAGATCGTGGTCGCGACCTGCGACGGGTCGGCGCTGCAGAAGTGGAACGCGCCGACCAGCATCCTGCAGACGCTGCCGCTGAAGGACATCAGCGAGAGCTGA